In Carnobacteriaceae bacterium zg-84, the genomic window AAAGATATTCAAACATATTTACATTTAGTCACACCCTTAACAGCCATTGCTGTTTTAAAAGCAATTAAAACTGTTACCGGTATCACTCCCTCTATTAAATGGGTGAACGATTTATTTTACCACCAAAAAAAAATAACGGGGATCCTCACAGAAGCCATAACAAATATTGAAACAGGACAAGTTGAACATATCATTATTGGAATTGGCATCAATCTATATAAACCTACCGATTTACCCAACGAATTAAAACATATTTTTGGATACATTAGTGACACACCCATTAACGTCAATGCGTTAGTCATTGCCATTATAGACAATATACTTACCTTATTGGCACAACTCCCAAATACATCCTTTTTGGAAGACTATAAAAAGCATTGTTTTATTCTAGGAAAAAACATCACCGTATATCCTACACAACAAACACACTATACTGCAAAAGCCATTGACATTGACGACAACGGCCAACTAATTATCCAAACAGACGACACACAACTTCACACATTACAATTCGGCGAAATCTCTATTCGCTTTTAAAGGAGAACACTATGAAACCAAAAGACATCACACTCATCAGCCTATTTGCTGTCTTAACATTCGTCAGCAGTTATTTTATACTACCCATTGGACCCGTTCCAGT contains:
- a CDS encoding biotin--[acetyl-CoA-carboxylase] ligase; translation: MSTKSSVLSILQCQTDYISGTTLSHQLDVTRNTIWKAIQALKQEGYIIDTNAKGYKLTVTPTQLNQTLIQAAFPQGDMFTYDSITSTNSQAKQYADTLKKDFAVFIANEQTMGKGRFGRPFYSPKQSGLYMSLLYPSKDIQTYLHLVTPLTAIAVLKAIKTVTGITPSIKWVNDLFYHQKKITGILTEAITNIETGQVEHIIIGIGINLYKPTDLPNELKHIFGYISDTPINVNALVIAIIDNILTLLAQLPNTSFLEDYKKHCFILGKNITVYPTQQTHYTAKAIDIDDNGQLIIQTDDTQLHTLQFGEISIRF